The following are from one region of the Cloacibacterium sp. TD35 genome:
- a CDS encoding D-2-hydroxyacid dehydrogenase, which translates to MKVLANDGLTLSGINALEEKGFTVITEKVPQEELISYINAEKIRTLLVRSATKVTKEIIDNCPSLQIIGRGGVGMDNIEVAYAREKGLYVINTPAASSESVAELVFAHLFTGCRFLQDSNRKMPVSGQTEFAKFKKSYEKGLELRGKTIGIVGLGRIGQEVARIALGLGMNVIASDVMIDKTSVRVDFYNDQYLDIEIITEPFEEVIKKANFITLHVPAQKSAIIGKEEIAKMKDGVALINCARGGVIDEEALIEALDAGKVSFAGLDVFVNEPTPSEKILTHPKISLTPHTGASTLEAQDRIGEELAMQVASILKIQ; encoded by the coding sequence ATGAAGGTATTAGCAAATGATGGATTGACACTATCAGGAATCAATGCTTTAGAAGAAAAAGGTTTCACTGTAATTACAGAGAAAGTTCCTCAAGAAGAGCTTATTTCTTACATCAATGCAGAAAAAATTAGAACACTTTTAGTGAGAAGTGCAACTAAGGTGACTAAGGAAATCATAGACAACTGCCCATCTCTACAAATCATAGGAAGAGGTGGAGTAGGAATGGATAACATAGAAGTAGCATACGCTAGAGAAAAAGGACTTTATGTAATCAATACACCAGCTGCTTCATCTGAAAGCGTGGCAGAATTAGTTTTTGCACATTTATTTACAGGGTGCAGATTTTTACAAGATTCTAATAGAAAAATGCCAGTTTCGGGGCAAACAGAATTTGCAAAATTTAAAAAATCTTACGAAAAAGGGTTAGAATTAAGAGGAAAAACTATTGGTATTGTTGGATTAGGTAGAATTGGTCAAGAAGTAGCAAGAATCGCACTAGGATTAGGAATGAACGTCATCGCTTCTGATGTAATGATAGATAAAACAAGTGTGAGAGTAGATTTCTATAACGATCAATACCTAGATATAGAAATAATTACTGAACCTTTCGAAGAAGTGATAAAAAAAGCAAACTTTATAACACTTCACGTTCCTGCCCAAAAATCTGCGATTATAGGCAAAGAGGAAATTGCTAAAATGAAAGATGGAGTGGCTTTAATCAATTGTGCAAGAGGTGGCGTAATAGATGAAGAAGCCTTAATAGAAGCATTAGATGCTGGTAAAGTATCTTTTGCGGGATTAGATGTTTTTGTGAATGAGCCTACACCATCAGAAAAAATTCTTACTCATCCTAAAATTTCTTTAACGCCTCACACTGGAGCGTCTACTTTAGAAGCCCAAGACAGAATTGGCGAAGAACTGGCGATGCAGGTTGCTAGTATTTTAAAAATTCAATAA
- the yidD gene encoding membrane protein insertion efficiency factor YidD: MLNKILIFPLIVLIKIYQYGISPWLGKNCRYEPTCSHYTLEALKVHGLFKGIYLSAKRISSCHPWGGSGYDPVPPKKEHQH; the protein is encoded by the coding sequence ATGCTCAATAAAATTCTCATATTTCCGCTCATTGTATTGATAAAAATTTATCAATATGGAATTTCTCCATGGCTGGGAAAAAATTGCAGATATGAACCTACTTGTTCGCATTATACCTTGGAAGCACTAAAAGTTCACGGACTTTTTAAAGGAATTTATCTAAGTGCAAAGAGAATTTCTAGCTGTCATCCTTGGGGTGGAAGCGGTTACGATCCTGTACCGCCCAAAAAAGAGCATCAACATTAA
- a CDS encoding acyl-CoA thioesterase, whose protein sequence is MNNKTIFQFISEPGDVNYGGNVHGGSVMKWIDQAGYACASSWSSSYCVTVYVGGIRFFSPIKIGHIVKVEAEVIYTGKSSMHIAINVFSRNIKRKEFEKKTHCIIVFVAVDDEGNTIEVPKFIPETEQEKQMEQYAIKLMDLRKQIEDEMKPFL, encoded by the coding sequence ATGAACAACAAGACTATTTTTCAGTTTATTTCTGAGCCTGGAGACGTAAATTATGGCGGAAATGTACATGGTGGAAGCGTAATGAAATGGATAGACCAAGCAGGTTATGCTTGTGCAAGTTCTTGGAGTTCTAGCTACTGTGTAACCGTTTACGTAGGTGGAATCAGGTTCTTTTCGCCTATAAAAATTGGTCACATTGTAAAAGTAGAAGCCGAAGTAATTTACACAGGCAAAAGCAGCATGCACATTGCCATCAATGTATTTTCTAGAAATATAAAACGTAAAGAATTTGAGAAAAAAACACACTGTATCATCGTTTTTGTGGCAGTAGATGACGAAGGAAACACAATAGAAGTTCCAAAATTTATCCCTGAAACTGAACAGGAAAAACAAATGGAACAATATGCCATCAAACTGATGGACCTAAGAAAACAAATAGAAGACGAAATGAAACCGTTTTTATAA
- the lgt gene encoding prolipoprotein diacylglyceryl transferase: MNLATLLYFTWDPSKGIEIGTFTLHYYSLMFVLAFGIGYYLFVKMFKIDHESEKSLDTIFTWTLIGTILGARFGHVIFYQPELFKQDFWSVFLPIQTVPEFKFTGFSGLASHGAAIVLVASTIILAIKVLKKNPLWLLDRLAITVALAGFFIRMGNFFNSEIVGKPAPDSPFAVLFPQQSMEYGEIVPRYPTQLFEAFSYLALFFVMWGIYLYTKKKYSQGWLFGFFFAVLWSIRFLVEFLKEPQGEEKITLGILNTGQVLSIPLVIIGLAVMLYSKNFKYEDKF, encoded by the coding sequence ATGAATTTAGCTACGCTATTATATTTCACTTGGGATCCTTCTAAAGGAATAGAAATCGGGACTTTTACCTTACATTATTACAGTTTAATGTTTGTTTTAGCCTTCGGAATTGGTTACTATTTATTTGTAAAAATGTTTAAAATAGACCATGAAAGTGAAAAAAGTTTAGACACCATTTTCACCTGGACTTTAATCGGAACGATTCTCGGCGCAAGATTTGGACACGTTATTTTCTATCAACCAGAATTATTTAAACAAGATTTCTGGAGTGTTTTCTTGCCTATACAAACCGTTCCAGAATTTAAATTCACAGGATTTTCAGGTCTTGCAAGTCATGGTGCAGCCATCGTTTTAGTAGCTTCTACCATTATATTAGCTATAAAAGTATTAAAGAAAAATCCGCTTTGGTTATTAGACAGATTGGCGATTACAGTGGCATTAGCTGGATTTTTCATCAGAATGGGAAATTTTTTCAACTCAGAAATCGTAGGAAAACCAGCACCAGATTCACCATTTGCTGTATTATTTCCTCAACAAAGTATGGAATATGGAGAAATTGTTCCTCGCTATCCTACTCAGCTTTTCGAAGCATTTTCATATTTGGCATTATTTTTTGTAATGTGGGGAATTTATCTTTACACTAAGAAAAAATATAGTCAAGGTTGGCTTTTCGGGTTTTTCTTTGCTGTACTTTGGAGCATCAGATTTTTAGTAGAGTTCTTAAAAGAACCTCAAGGAGAAGAAAAAATTACCCTCGGAATTCTAAATACAGGTCAGGTTTTATCCATTCCATTAGTCATTATAGGATTAGCGGTAATGCTTTATTCTAAAAATTTCAAATACGAAGACAAATTCTAA
- the rny gene encoding ribonuclease Y, giving the protein MTLTAIIIGAVCLILGLVVGTLFAKSSLNSKAKFIVKDAKKSAENIIENANVKAEAIKKEKEAQAKVKFLELKSQHDENINSREKKMQEAEKRIRDKEQKLNDELSKTGKLEKDLERQKAEYDKKHEIVQKKQQELDVAIAQKVEMLEKISNYSAEEAKAELVESMKAEAKTKAQAHVQSIMEEAQLNAKNEAKKIVIQTIQRIGTEQAIENSVSVFNIESDEVKGRIIGREGRNIRALEAATGVEIIVDDTPEAILLSCFDPVRREVARLSLHRLVTDGRIHPARIEEVVEKTRKQIEEEIIEVGKRTIIDLGIHGLHPELVKIVGRMKFRSSYGQNLLQHSREVANIAATMAAELGLNVKLAKRAGLLHDIGKVPEQESELPHALLGMQWAEKFGENPEVVNAIGAHHDEVEMTSLLSPIIQVADAISGARPGARRQVLESYIQRLKDLEAAALSFEGVSSAFAIQAGRELRVMVESAKVTDEVAHQLSYDISEKIQNELTYPGQVKVTVIRETRAVNIAR; this is encoded by the coding sequence ATGACACTAACCGCTATTATTATCGGTGCTGTTTGCTTGATTTTAGGATTAGTTGTAGGAACATTGTTCGCAAAAAGTTCTCTCAATTCTAAAGCTAAATTCATAGTAAAAGACGCTAAAAAAAGCGCCGAAAACATTATAGAAAACGCGAATGTAAAGGCTGAAGCTATTAAAAAAGAAAAAGAAGCTCAAGCAAAAGTAAAATTCTTAGAACTCAAATCTCAGCATGACGAAAATATTAACAGTCGTGAGAAAAAAATGCAGGAGGCTGAGAAAAGAATTAGAGACAAAGAACAAAAACTAAATGACGAACTTTCTAAAACTGGAAAACTAGAAAAAGATTTAGAAAGACAAAAAGCAGAGTACGATAAAAAACATGAAATCGTACAGAAAAAACAACAAGAATTAGATGTAGCGATTGCTCAAAAAGTAGAAATGTTAGAAAAAATTTCTAACTATTCGGCAGAAGAAGCAAAAGCAGAACTCGTAGAGTCTATGAAAGCTGAAGCGAAGACCAAAGCTCAGGCTCACGTACAATCTATCATGGAAGAAGCGCAATTAAACGCTAAAAATGAAGCGAAAAAAATTGTGATTCAAACCATTCAGAGAATTGGTACGGAACAAGCAATTGAAAACTCAGTTTCTGTATTTAATATAGAATCTGATGAGGTAAAAGGTAGAATCATCGGTAGAGAAGGTAGAAACATCAGAGCGCTAGAAGCAGCAACAGGTGTAGAAATCATCGTAGATGATACTCCAGAAGCAATTTTGCTTTCTTGTTTTGATCCAGTAAGAAGAGAAGTGGCTAGATTATCACTTCACAGATTGGTAACAGACGGTAGAATTCACCCAGCGAGAATAGAAGAAGTTGTAGAAAAAACGCGTAAACAAATAGAAGAAGAAATCATAGAAGTGGGTAAAAGAACCATCATTGATTTAGGAATTCACGGTTTACATCCAGAGTTGGTTAAAATCGTAGGTAGAATGAAATTCCGTTCTTCTTATGGTCAAAACTTACTACAGCACTCTAGAGAAGTGGCAAATATTGCTGCAACCATGGCTGCTGAATTAGGCTTAAACGTAAAATTAGCGAAGAGAGCAGGTTTATTACACGATATTGGTAAAGTCCCAGAGCAAGAATCAGAACTTCCTCACGCACTTTTAGGAATGCAGTGGGCTGAGAAATTTGGAGAAAATCCAGAAGTGGTAAATGCCATAGGAGCTCACCATGACGAAGTAGAAATGACTTCTTTATTATCACCAATTATTCAAGTAGCCGATGCAATTTCTGGTGCTAGACCAGGAGCGAGAAGACAAGTTTTAGAATCTTATATCCAAAGATTAAAAGATTTAGAAGCTGCTGCATTAAGCTTTGAAGGCGTATCTAGTGCATTTGCCATTCAGGCAGGTAGAGAATTGAGAGTGATGGTAGAATCTGCGAAAGTAACAGACGAAGTAGCTCATCAACTATCGTATGATATTTCTGAGAAAATTCAGAATGAATTAACTTACCCAGGTCAAGTAAAAGTAACTGTAATCAGAGAAACGAGAGCGGTAAATATCGCAAGATAA
- the idi gene encoding isopentenyl-diphosphate Delta-isomerase yields the protein MEEKVVLVTENDEVLGLMEKQQAHINGLLHRAFSVFLFNSQGEMLLQKRAAEKYHSPNQWTNACCSHPRANETYEEAAKRRLKEEMGIDTEISEKFSFIYKADVGGNLWEHELDHVFVGNYEGDFQLNLEEVAEVRYISMEDLDQEMKQNPEHFTEWFKIILEEYKHHL from the coding sequence ATGGAAGAAAAAGTAGTTTTAGTTACCGAAAATGATGAAGTTCTGGGCTTGATGGAAAAACAACAAGCACATATCAATGGTTTGTTGCATAGAGCATTTTCTGTATTTTTATTTAATTCACAAGGCGAAATGCTACTCCAGAAAAGAGCTGCAGAAAAATACCATTCTCCTAATCAATGGACGAATGCTTGTTGCTCCCATCCTAGAGCGAATGAAACCTATGAAGAAGCAGCCAAAAGAAGGTTAAAAGAAGAAATGGGAATAGATACCGAAATTTCGGAAAAATTCTCTTTTATATATAAAGCAGATGTAGGTGGAAATCTCTGGGAACACGAATTAGACCATGTTTTTGTAGGGAATTACGAGGGAGATTTTCAACTCAATTTAGAAGAAGTAGCCGAAGTAAGATACATTTCTATGGAAGATTTAGACCAAGAAATGAAACAAAATCCTGAGCATTTTACTGAATGGTTTAAAATAATTCTAGAAGAATACAAACATCATCTTTAA
- a CDS encoding arsenate reductase family protein — protein sequence MKKVFFLKTCSTCKRIMSEFDLTDFEQREIKSKAVSEQELQEMYALSKSYEALFSKKSTQIKERNIEVKSLQEEDFKKLILEDYRFLKRPVFMINQEIFIGSDKKNIEELNISLK from the coding sequence ATGAAAAAAGTATTTTTTTTAAAGACTTGCAGCACTTGCAAAAGAATTATGTCTGAATTTGATTTGACTGATTTTGAACAAAGAGAAATCAAGTCAAAAGCAGTATCTGAGCAAGAATTGCAAGAAATGTATGCCTTGTCAAAATCTTATGAAGCGCTTTTTAGCAAAAAATCTACTCAAATCAAGGAACGAAATATAGAAGTGAAATCTTTACAAGAAGAAGATTTTAAAAAACTGATTTTAGAGGATTATCGTTTTCTAAAACGCCCCGTTTTTATGATCAATCAAGAGATTTTTATAGGAAGTGACAAGAAAAATATTGAAGAATTAAATATTTCTTTAAAATAA
- a CDS encoding NAD(P)H-hydrate dehydratase yields MKIFSAAQIKNGDLFTIKNEPIAFVHLMEKAAIACTEFIHHRYLKTQNILIFCGNGNNGGDGLAMARLLYQKGFDVDVFIDKNKKDFSKDAEINYHRLKEFLGIRILDFTDFDESFTNEDTIIIDALFGTGLNRKIEGKMGQLISILNQIQAHKIAIDIPSGVFADKNIPENGVIFKADETLSLQFCKQSFLHPEINLYCGKIHILEIGISKKYIENTETPYYIIDEEFIRKVYKKRKDTSHKGNYGKTCIIAGSFGKIGAAVLATKAALYSGSGLTYILAPKCGYEILQTTCPEAMYLYGGEDFIKNFTVENDFTYGVGPGLGTDYETEEKLMHFLQNYNEPLVLDADALNLISKNLENLKLIPKNSIITPHPKEFSRLFGETKDSFEQLELAKLKAQELKIYIVLKGHHTQIITPEGYVFYNITGNSGLAKGGSGDVLLGIITSFLAQGYTSGNAASFGVWLHGKAADFTAEKYSKEAMLASDVIQHIGEVFKYLQK; encoded by the coding sequence ATGAAAATATTTTCTGCAGCACAAATTAAAAATGGTGATTTGTTTACCATAAAAAATGAACCGATTGCTTTTGTCCATTTAATGGAAAAAGCAGCTATAGCTTGCACAGAATTCATTCATCACAGATATCTGAAAACCCAGAATATTCTTATTTTTTGTGGAAACGGAAATAATGGAGGAGATGGTTTGGCAATGGCCAGACTACTTTACCAAAAAGGTTTTGACGTAGATGTATTCATCGATAAAAATAAGAAAGATTTTTCAAAAGATGCAGAAATCAATTACCATAGATTAAAAGAATTTTTAGGAATCAGAATTTTAGATTTTACAGATTTTGATGAAAGTTTTACCAATGAAGACACCATTATTATTGATGCTCTATTCGGAACAGGATTGAATAGAAAAATCGAAGGCAAAATGGGGCAATTGATTTCTATTCTCAACCAAATTCAAGCTCATAAAATTGCTATTGACATTCCATCGGGTGTTTTTGCAGATAAGAATATTCCAGAAAATGGAGTTATTTTCAAGGCAGATGAAACTTTGTCTTTGCAGTTTTGTAAGCAATCTTTTTTACATCCAGAAATCAATCTGTATTGTGGAAAAATTCACATATTAGAAATAGGAATCAGTAAAAAATATATAGAAAATACTGAAACTCCTTATTATATAATAGACGAAGAGTTTATCCGTAAAGTTTATAAAAAAAGAAAAGACACTTCTCATAAAGGAAATTATGGTAAAACATGCATTATAGCAGGTAGTTTTGGTAAAATTGGAGCTGCGGTTTTGGCCACGAAAGCAGCCTTGTACTCTGGGAGTGGCCTAACTTATATTTTGGCACCTAAATGTGGATACGAAATTTTGCAAACAACTTGTCCAGAAGCCATGTATTTATATGGAGGAGAAGATTTTATTAAAAATTTTACAGTAGAGAATGATTTCACGTATGGAGTAGGTCCTGGATTGGGAACGGATTACGAAACAGAAGAAAAATTAATGCATTTTCTCCAAAATTATAATGAACCTTTGGTTCTTGATGCAGATGCTTTGAATTTGATTTCTAAAAATCTGGAAAATTTAAAGTTAATTCCAAAAAATTCTATTATTACACCTCATCCTAAAGAGTTTTCTAGACTTTTTGGAGAAACTAAGGATTCTTTTGAACAATTAGAATTAGCAAAGCTAAAGGCTCAGGAATTGAAAATTTATATTGTACTCAAAGGTCATCATACCCAAATCATCACCCCTGAAGGCTATGTTTTTTACAATATTACGGGTAACTCAGGTTTGGCAAAAGGTGGAAGTGGAGATGTTTTATTGGGAATCATCACCTCATTTTTAGCACAAGGATATACTTCAGGAAATGCTGCGAGTTTTGGAGTTTGGCTTCATGGCAAAGCGGCAGATTTCACCGCCGAAAAATATTCTAAAGAAGCGATGCTTGCTTCAGATGTTATTCAGCATATTGGGGAAGTATTTAAATATTTACAAAAATAA
- the porT gene encoding type IX secretion/gliding motility protein PorT/SprT, translating into MKKMLIKTFSLLFLGMFLFTQAQFRNKDRQDRRQEQDSYQYSYGFYLNLNQFDYKLVLDPKHGMENNINLVQAKPTYSFGAGLIGRMRLNDNFDLRIEPGLQFVERELTFNTQSNDQYAADASNPFTPKTLTEADMVRRVKSTYVDLPIMIELHADRWYNSRPYMAAGLNYMVNLQSNSSSTDDNQQGIFRSTTHNFAWSAEAGIQFYFSRFKLTPAFRGTFAFNNEIVADNAGTPPYWTAAISTMQTRAFMFVLKFE; encoded by the coding sequence ATGAAAAAAATGTTAATCAAAACATTCTCGCTCCTTTTTTTAGGAATGTTTTTGTTTACTCAAGCTCAATTTAGAAATAAAGATAGACAAGACAGAAGGCAAGAGCAAGATTCTTATCAATACAGTTATGGTTTTTATCTTAACCTTAACCAGTTTGATTATAAACTCGTTCTAGACCCAAAACACGGAATGGAAAATAATATAAATCTCGTTCAAGCCAAACCTACTTACAGTTTTGGAGCTGGTTTAATCGGTAGAATGAGGTTAAATGACAACTTTGATTTAAGAATAGAGCCAGGTTTACAGTTTGTAGAAAGAGAACTTACCTTTAATACACAATCAAACGACCAATACGCTGCAGATGCTAGTAATCCTTTTACACCAAAAACGCTCACTGAAGCAGATATGGTAAGAAGAGTGAAATCTACCTATGTAGATTTACCAATTATGATAGAGCTTCATGCAGATAGATGGTACAATTCTAGACCTTATATGGCAGCTGGACTTAATTATATGGTGAACTTACAGTCTAATTCTAGTTCTACAGATGACAATCAACAAGGGATTTTCAGAAGCACTACCCATAATTTTGCATGGAGTGCAGAAGCAGGAATACAGTTTTATTTCTCAAGATTTAAGTTAACTCCAGCTTTTAGAGGAACCTTTGCATTTAACAATGAAATTGTAGCAGATAACGCTGGAACACCACCTTATTGGACTGCAGCAATCTCTACAATGCAAACAAGAGCTTTCATGTTTGTATTGAAATTTGAATAA
- a CDS encoding cell division protein ZapA, translating to MEVRRITINIAGRNYPLNVPAAEEETLRRVGKQIEGMIREFEANFDVKDKQDALAMCALKLGANAEVHQLNSEKIIKNANDRLMQINQQLDELEK from the coding sequence ATGGAAGTAAGAAGAATTACCATAAACATTGCCGGAAGAAATTATCCTCTTAATGTGCCTGCTGCCGAAGAAGAAACACTTCGTAGAGTAGGGAAACAGATAGAAGGAATGATTAGAGAATTTGAAGCTAATTTTGATGTTAAGGATAAACAAGATGCACTAGCAATGTGCGCCCTAAAATTAGGAGCTAACGCAGAAGTACATCAACTTAACTCAGAAAAAATTATAAAAAATGCTAATGATAGATTAATGCAAATTAATCAGCAATTAGACGAATTAGAAAAGTAA
- the mscL gene encoding large conductance mechanosensitive channel protein MscL: MGLIKEFKEFIAKGNAMDLAVGVIIGAAFGKIVSSLVDDVITPALLTPALKAANLEKIQELKTDGGILYGNFLAAVLSFLIISFVIFLLIKGINGLKKKEEPAPAAPSGPTQEQLLAEIRDLLKNKS, encoded by the coding sequence ATGGGCTTAATAAAAGAATTTAAAGAGTTTATTGCTAAAGGAAATGCAATGGATTTAGCTGTAGGAGTAATCATAGGTGCAGCTTTCGGAAAAATAGTGAGTTCACTGGTAGATGATGTAATTACTCCTGCATTACTTACCCCAGCTTTAAAGGCTGCAAATTTGGAAAAAATTCAAGAATTAAAAACTGATGGAGGAATTTTATACGGCAATTTTCTAGCTGCCGTGCTTAGTTTCTTGATTATTTCTTTTGTAATCTTTTTATTAATAAAAGGAATTAATGGGCTGAAAAAGAAAGAAGAACCTGCTCCAGCTGCACCTTCAGGACCTACACAAGAACAACTTTTGGCAGAAATAAGAGATTTATTAAAAAATAAATCATAA
- the gcvT gene encoding glycine cleavage system aminomethyltransferase GcvT: MDKKTALYNKHVSLGAKMVPFAGFEMPVQYSGVTEEHFAVREKVGIFDVSHMGQFYVEGPEAKNLLQFITSNNVEKLTNGQAQYSCLPNGKGGIVDDLIVYKMNDEKYFVVVNASNIEKDWNHFSHYNEKFGAQLSNISDETSLIAIQGPKAVETLQKLTDSNLSEIPYYHFTMGTIAGVENVIISNTGYTGSGGFEIYFGNESAEKLWDELTKAGEEFGLIPCGLASRDTLRLEKGFCLYGNDIDDTTSPLEAGLGWITKFDKEFVDKEFLLKQKEEGVSRKLVGFEMQEKAIPRHDYLVVDAEGNEIGKVTSGTMSPLKKVGVGLAYVAKPYFKLDSEIFIQIRNKNIPAKVVKLPFV; the protein is encoded by the coding sequence ATGGATAAAAAAACAGCGCTTTATAACAAGCACGTTTCTTTAGGAGCTAAAATGGTTCCTTTTGCAGGTTTCGAAATGCCTGTACAATATTCTGGTGTTACAGAAGAACATTTTGCTGTACGAGAAAAAGTAGGAATTTTTGATGTTTCACACATGGGACAGTTTTATGTAGAAGGTCCAGAAGCTAAAAACTTACTCCAATTTATCACTTCTAACAATGTAGAAAAACTGACTAATGGACAAGCGCAATATTCTTGTCTACCGAATGGAAAAGGCGGAATAGTAGACGATTTAATCGTTTATAAAATGAATGACGAAAAGTATTTTGTAGTGGTAAATGCTTCTAACATCGAAAAAGATTGGAATCATTTTTCTCATTATAATGAAAAATTCGGAGCTCAATTAAGTAATATTTCAGATGAAACTTCTCTCATTGCGATTCAAGGTCCGAAAGCCGTAGAAACCCTTCAAAAACTTACCGACTCCAATCTTTCTGAAATCCCTTACTACCATTTTACAATGGGAACTATAGCAGGTGTAGAAAACGTTATTATTTCTAATACCGGTTATACAGGAAGTGGCGGTTTTGAAATTTATTTCGGAAACGAAAGTGCAGAAAAACTTTGGGACGAACTTACAAAAGCAGGTGAAGAATTTGGACTTATACCTTGTGGATTAGCGTCTAGAGATACTTTAAGACTAGAAAAAGGATTCTGTCTTTACGGTAATGATATTGATGATACTACTTCTCCATTAGAAGCTGGATTAGGCTGGATTACTAAATTCGACAAAGAATTTGTAGATAAAGAATTCCTATTGAAACAAAAAGAAGAAGGAGTTTCTAGAAAATTAGTAGGCTTCGAAATGCAAGAAAAAGCTATTCCTAGACATGATTACTTGGTGGTAGATGCAGAAGGAAATGAAATAGGGAAAGTAACTTCTGGAACCATGAGTCCTTTGAAAAAAGTGGGAGTAGGTCTTGCTTATGTAGCTAAGCCTTACTTTAAATTAGATTCTGAGATCTTTATTCAAATCAGAAATAAAAATATCCCTGCTAAAGTGGTAAAATTACCATTTGTATAA
- the ubiE gene encoding bifunctional demethylmenaquinone methyltransferase/2-methoxy-6-polyprenyl-1,4-benzoquinol methylase UbiE has translation MQVKPYNTDQSKKTEVEDMFDNIAPKYDLLNHVLSMKIDVLWRNTLVKWMNKDAPKLVLDVATGTGDLAIAVQKGTGAEVVGLDLSQQMLNVGIDKIKKLNLDQKISMQKGDAENLPFEDNKFDAVSVAFGVRNFENLEKGLAELRRVVKENSSVYILEFSKVEGFLAPFYMFYFKNILPQIGKLVSKDNRAYTYLPDSVNAFPYGEKMKQILLNTGYSKVEYKKLSLGIATIYKATK, from the coding sequence ATGCAAGTAAAACCTTACAATACCGATCAAAGTAAAAAAACTGAAGTAGAAGATATGTTTGATAACATCGCTCCAAAATATGATTTGCTGAATCATGTTTTATCGATGAAAATAGATGTGCTTTGGAGAAATACTTTAGTGAAATGGATGAATAAAGATGCTCCTAAACTTGTACTAGATGTTGCTACAGGAACAGGAGATCTTGCCATAGCTGTACAAAAAGGAACAGGTGCAGAGGTTGTAGGTCTAGACCTTTCTCAGCAAATGCTGAATGTAGGAATTGATAAAATTAAGAAGCTTAATCTAGACCAAAAAATTTCGATGCAAAAAGGAGATGCAGAAAATCTTCCTTTTGAGGATAATAAATTTGATGCAGTTTCCGTTGCATTTGGAGTAAGGAATTTTGAGAACTTAGAAAAAGGTTTAGCAGAACTAAGAAGAGTAGTAAAAGAAAATTCAAGTGTTTACATTTTAGAATTTTCTAAAGTTGAAGGTTTCTTAGCGCCATTTTATATGTTTTATTTCAAAAATATTTTACCGCAAATCGGTAAATTAGTTTCTAAAGACAATAGAGCATATACCTATTTACCAGATTCTGTAAATGCTTTTCCTTATGGTGAAAAAATGAAACAAATTTTACTAAATACAGGATACAGCAAGGTAGAATATAAAAAACTAAGTTTAGGGATAGCTACCATTTATAAAGCGACCAAGTAA